The Rhizobium sp. NLR16a genomic sequence CGGAATAACCTTTTTTCTGCTGATGCCTCGATACGAGGCAGGCACGCTGTCTATCGGCGATATTGTTCTCTTCAATACTCTCCTCCTGCAGCTGAATGTTCCATTTGAGCTCATCGGACAATCGATTGATGAAACACTCAGAGCGATCGCCAAGATGCGACCACTGGCGCGTATTTGGTCGGCGCCAGAGGAGGAGGACGCGGACGATCGAGAGCCCCTTATGCTAAAGCAGGGGACTGTCGAATTTCGAGAGGTCAGCTACAACTATCCGAACGGACGTGGCGCAGCCAATATATCGTTCAAAGCAGAACGGGGAACCATCACGTTCATAACGGGGGAAACGGGATCGGGGAAATCGACGCTCCTCAAACTCCTCCTCAAAGCGATCGAGCCGGACGCAGGAGCTATCCGCATCGATGGCAAGAACCTCCATGAGATCCCGCGCGCAGCTTGGTTCGCGAAGACAGGAATCGTCCCCCAGGAGGTTCTTCTTCTGAACGACAGCTTGAAGACGAATATCACCATGGGACGACCCCTCGACGAGAAACGCCTGAAGGAAGCCGCCCGAAAAGCGGCCATTCTCTCCCGAATTGAAGAGATGCCTGAAGGTTTTGAAACGACGGTAGGGGAGCGGGGGCTAAAGTTATCGGGCGGAGAACGACAACGGATCGCCATAGCGCGGGCACTTTACGGTTCACCCTCAATATTGCTGCTCGATGAGGCAAGTTCGGCTTTGGACGATACAACGGAAACGGAGATTATGGGCCAATTGAGGCTGGTCGGCAGTGATATGACCATAATAGCGATTACGCATAGACTGAGTAGCATTCAACGGGGCGACCAGGTGGTAGAACTTCGAAGCCCCGCAACAGCGATGCCGAGCCCACACGAGACCAAATTGTTTGTAGAGCGACCAAGTGCCTGAGGAGGTCCGGCGGCAGCTACAGATTATATTTATCTTATAAATCCCTTATAAGTTGCATATACCCGAAAGCGTGCAAACATCTGAATTGCCAATTCCGGCAAAAGAGAAAGGAAACTGCTATGAAAGTTCGCCTTATCAAGCTGAATGCCCCTCGTGCTACCGGTCGTGCAACCAAGTTCCTCGTCCGGGGTGACAGCGCCCGTTACCGGTACTAAAGCTAGGGGAGCTCGTGAATGTTGCGCGGGACACTTTCAGCTCGTACGGTTCGCGAGCTCCCTAACTCGTCTCCACAGGCTGGCCGCATTGAGCCGCTAGAGCACTGCAACGTTGTCTATCGATTGATTCAAGAGCCAGCGGCATGGGCGATAGTCGTAGCAGAGAAAATCTCAGGTCATGCATACTCGCTCACAGGCTTATCCGACGCCTATAAATTCTTCGAGGAGTTCGATGGTGAGGTTCTCCTCCTCGAAGTGCAACACAATGAATACGGATTTAACTTAAGGCTGTTGTCAAATGGTAACGGCGTTGCGCCGGTATATTTCTACCAGACCGGCGATTTCCTCCACTTAGATTGGGATAGCCACCGTCTTGCACAGGCAGTTCCATATAAGCCGCTAGATTTCCAATTCCTTTGCCGATCTATAGTGGATCCGGTTTATACCTATCGGACGCCGTTCTTAAATGTCCAATCCCTCCCTCCTCGAACGGAGTTGTTATGGGATGGTTCACGAGTATCAATTTCGCAACTCCAAGGTGAAGAGCTCGTTGACGAGATCGATCGCGAAGACGCCGCAGAGTTTATCGCCGATCATGTCGCGGCCTTTCTTACCAAAAGAGCCCAGCCCGAAGATAAAGTTGCCGTTGAGCTTAGTGGTGGGATAGATTCATCGTTTGTCGCCTTGGCAGCTTTTCGCGCTTGGCAGGGGAGAGGAATAACCCTGGGCATCGATATCGGCTTCGGCCATGAACGAGCATCTCAAACAAAACGCCGAAACAAAGTGATCAGGGCCTTGGGCTGCCGAGACTTTTTGATAGATGTCCGTAACCATTTGCCGACTTTTGAGTTGTCGGAGCAAGACCTTGAGAGCCGCTATTTGCTGTCGGAAGAATACGAGCGCTCATTCACGCGAATATGGCAGATTGCTCAGGAGCAAGGATGCAACGTCATCACAGGCGGATATGGAGGCGACGAGCTCTTCCCAGCTTTGGAAACGGACGAAGTGCGTCAGGATAAGCTGAGAGGCGTCACCGAAGCCGATCTCTCAAGAATTGAGCTGGTCTATGAGGAGATTTTCACGCCGGAGGCTGTGCAAGCCTTGAACGATGGATTCATTGGCGAGTTGGATGCCGGCTACCTTGGAAAATCTGCGCGACTGGCAGTAATAAAACGAGCACCGCTCTTGCTATCTCGTGGGTTTTGGCCCGTATTTCCGCTTTTTGACGAGAAACTGGCGGCGGCGCTGCTTTCGGCAACGGTGGACGAGCGCCACGAGAAAGCCTCGCTTCAACGGGCCGTCAAGGCACTTTTAGGCGACAATGACATCTTTGGAGAATACGAAAAAGAGACCTTGGAAGGAGCTTCGGACTATTCTCTTCGCACTAACATTGATGACGTCATTCATGTCCTGGCCCATTCACGTCTAATCGATGTGGGAATTCTCAAACCAGACGCAATCAGCATGGATGGTATCGGAGATATCTCGGACAAAAAAAATCCATACTCGCCCGTCCTGTCAGTTCTTTACGCGGCCGAGAAGTTTATCAGATGGAATCTCGCTTGACAGATTTTCAAACCATTATCGGACGGTGGTTACAGGTGGATCCAACCCAGGTTCAAATGGTCACTGACGGGGTAAACAAAAACCTCCGCGCGATGGTCGACCATCAGGACGTATTTTTCAGGTTTTCACCAGCCTCACTGCACTCGAAGAGCGATCTGGAAGCCGAAGCAGCAGCATTGAAGAAGTTGTACTCTATGGGGGTGCCGTGCTGTGAAATCGTAGAGGTAGATGGTCGGCAGATCTGGGGGCCAGTCAAGGTCAACGAGGTAGAATATAACGCATTGGTAAATCGCGCTATCGTGGGCTCATCATTGGCACCTGTCCCTAGTGACGCTAAGGCTTTCGGCCGCTCCCTCGGCCAGCTACATCAAGTATCCGCGGATCTGCCCATCCCACGAAATGTGTCGACCAGAAAAAAGCGAGTAGATCCAGTACTCCAGACAGTCTTGCACGATCTTACAGAATTGGCGAACACCTTCGAAGTCAATCCGGAGGCAGAGGTGGGTATCTGCCATGGCGATGCGTGGCTCGGTAACGCCATCATGAGAGAGAACACGGCGGTTCTATTTGACTTTGAGTTCATGAAATTTGAAGCCCTGGCTTATGACATCGCGACCTTTATTTGGGCGCTTCGAGCCGATAACAACGAAGAGGAGGACCAGACCTTTAGGAGCTTCGTGAGAGGATATCGCGAGGAGTGCAACAAAGAGTTCAGCGAAGGCGAATTGAAGAATGGTCTCCTGCGGAAGGAGATCAATAATATCGAGTTCCTTTGTGAAAACGTCGCAATGTCCCGAGAAGTTAAAGTCGCTACCGCACGGTTTGCCCGGGACACGATTGACTTCGTTCTGAGCGACGAGTTTTCACGGTTTCGCTGGGTTTAAGCCGAACTATGGATAGCTTGATAATTAGACAACCGCGATCCTCAGATAAGGAGGACATCGTCGCGGTCTATGAGTCCAGGGGCTTTTTTGACTACTCGCCGTCTCGCCCCGATCTAAAAGTCATCGTTGCAACAGTAGACGCCTATTTCACAGAACTAGTTTCCGATCCGGCCTCGATCATTCTCTACGTCGCCGAGCTCGAATATCGGCTTGCCGGATTTGCGATCGCCCGAAAGGGCGCTCGGGCTACTTGGGAAGTCCAGTCGGGCGTGCATTTCGATCATCGAAAGCAAGGCATTGGGCATGTCCTTCTAGCAGCGTTGTTTGAAGAAATGTATAAGCGCGGACCGGCTGCATGCAAGGCAACAGTACATGCCGGAAATGTCGCCTCGATAAAGATGGTATCGCGATTCTTCCGAGAACATGGAGAATTTACCGGCTTGCCGGGCTTCCTGCAATTCACGACATCCTGGTAGTCAGAAGGAAGCGCCAGAAAAAACCATTGGGTGACCCGCCAGGAGGTCACGTTCTTTGACCGCTTGAATAGTATCTGCCATTCTCTGCTTCCGAACTTCAAAAAAAATCTGAAGCCTTTCCGTCAGCGGCACGGGTTGCCGGCTGGAAGCTAGCCACAAGTATGAAAAGGCTGCCTTTCCAATCTCTCCCTCGGGCCCGTGCTTTTCTCCGTCGATCACAAGGTAACGCGCGCATTGTGCGATTGCTGTACGAGTGAATATGGCTGTCGGGTGGGCGAAGTAGGTGTCAATGATATCCGTAATCAACTTTACACTCTCAAACACGCTATTCGCAGGTTCGCGGAGCCTTATACCATCGTCAAGCAGCCGTTTCCGAACAAGGTTCTTTCGGCCGTGGGGAAGCGTAGCAGCACTCGCCAGAAGAAGATTTTGGAGGAACTCAAGGCGTAACGCGATGCTTTCTGCATCAAGTCGTTTGTTGAAGAAGCCCCGTCCCGGATAAAAGTCTATCAGATCTTCTGCCGCCAGCGCGATCAAAGCCTCTCTGATTGGAATTGCGCTGAACCCTAGCTCAGATTCGAGCGCCCTGACCGTGATAGGCGCACCAAACGGAAGTTCTCCGTCGACAATTTTGCGTTTCAACGCCTGGTAGGCAGGTCTGCTGGTCTGGTGGATCAATATCGTCTCCGTCAGTCACTGATCGGAAAGTAGGTCACGTTCGCCAAACTAACTCTCACGGCTCAACTTAAGTATGGTCAACTGAAACGAGTAGGACGAGTTTGATAAAATAATTGTGATCGACCGTCAGCTTGCTCATGTCGACGACGAAAATATCACGTGTTCAATCAGTTATCTGAGATTAGCGACCGATGCTGCCTACCGTGCGGAGCCTCCGACTCGCCTCTTGGTCGTATCGACCGGATCGGGGCTTCGTCTCAAAAATGCCATACGACCGCTCACAGTGTCTTCGGAAACACGTCCGCATGAGAGAGCTGGAGGTCGTACGTGCAGAGATTGAAGATCAAGCAATGTTTTCAGCCGACGCCGGACTATTCGTTCAACAACCCAGTATGGATACAGCTTTAAATTTAGCAGGACCTTACCTTTTCGGGCGCTGAACCGTGGATGAAATGCGATGACGATTATTATTCGGTGGAACCATAAGAGATTTGCGGCGGCTATCGCGATAGCAATATCAAGTCTCGCTCCGGCTGGAACTGCCGTTGGGCAGGACAAACAATCAACTCAAATTGAGCTCGCCCAAGCTGACGTGAGCAAAGCTGTTCGTCAGGACGTCGCGAACGAGGTCCGCATTGCTGGATCTCTAACCCCAATTCGCCGCTCAACGCTTACTTCACGTGTCTCCTCCACGATCATAGAGCTTCCGGTACAGATTGGAAATGTCGTCACGAAAGGCGATCTGCTTGTCCGCTTTGATACGGAAGGACTTGAATCGGCAGTCACCGCCAAAAGGGCTGAAATCGACGCCCTCAACGCCCAGATCGAGCTCGCGGAGGTGGTGCTCGAAAGAAACATCACCCTTGGCGAGCGCGGTGCTGCGTCAGAGGCGACCCGGCTGGAAGCAAGGGCAAATCTTCTCAAGCTTCAAGCCCAGTTGAGGGCCAAACAGGCTGAGGTCGCGGATGCTGAGCGGTCTCTCGCCTATGGAGAGCTGCGAGCCGAGTTCAACGGCATGGTTGCCGCTCGTCCAGTGGAACAAGGACAAACAGTCGCGCTGAACACCGACCTCATGACCATAGTGGATCTCAGCCAGATGGAGGTCGATGCGGGAGTTCCCACAAGCCGCATTCCGCTTGTACGGCTTAAGCAGCCCGTCGACCTGGCCGTTGAAGGCTTTCCGGGACGGACGTTCACAGGCCAGGTCGTCCGTATTTCGCCAACGGCCGTTGCCGGATCTCGGGCGGTGCGTGTCTTTATTGCCATCGATAACGTACAGGGTCTGCTGCGGGGCGGCATGTTCACGACGGGGGTTCTTAAAATCGACGATCAGAAGGATGTCATCGCCCTTCCGACTGCTTCGATCCGGCATGATACGGGAGGCTCGTTCGTCCTCAAGGTGGAAGATGGCGTCTTGCGCAGACAATCCGTGGAGCTCGGTACGAGTTGGACCGACCGTGATCTCGTTGAGGTATCGGGCATCAAGGAAGGCGATGTAGTGGTCACAGCCCCGTTGCGCGATCTTGTTGCGGGCACGCCAGTGGCCGTTGAGGGCAGTTGACCGATGTTCCTCACTCGCATCAGCGTCAAGCATCCCGTCTTCGCCACCATGATGATGGTAACGGTTCTCGTGCTCGGCTTGTTTTCGTACAGCCGTCTCGGCGTGGACTTGTATCCGGAAACCGACCTGCCGATCGTGGTGGTCGCAACCACCTATACCGGTGCATCTCCGGCATCGGTGGAGAGCGAGGTCTCACGACCGATTGAATCGTCGCTGAATACCATTGGTGGGATCGACACGATAACGTCGGAGTCTTACGAAGGGCGCTCCATCGTCGTCGTTCAGTTCGAACTCGACGTGGATGCACAGGTGGCGGCGCAGGAGGTGCGCGACAGGGTTGCACGGCTTGATGCGACCTTCCCTGACGGCGTGGACACCCCCCATGTCACACGCTTCAATCCGGACGACGAACCAATTCTCTCCGTGGCGGCATCCTCGTCCAGCCGAACGTTGTCCGAAATCACGACGCTTGCCAACCGTGTCATCACCAACCGTCTGAACGTCATTTCGGGCGTCGGTCAGATTTCGCTCGTTGGCGGCAGCGAGCGGCAGGTTCTCGTGGTCGTAGATCCTGATCGCCTCGAGGCATATGGTGTAAGCGTCGTCTCCGTGATGGACGCGATCCGCCGCGAAAATCAGGATCGTGCGGCGGGGACGCTCATTTCGGGCATCAATCAGCGGATCGTGACGGTCGAAGGGCGCATAGCGGATTCCTCGAGCTTCAACAGCATCATCGTCAGCCAAAGCGGCGGCTATCCCGTTTACCTTTCAGATGTAGCGACCGTTCTCGATACAGGCGCGGAAGTGACAAGCCGCGCGACCTATCAGGGCGTCACGTCGCTTGGGTTGGACATCGTCAAGGTCCAGGGGGCGAACACGGTCGCGGTGGCGTCTGCGCTTCGCAATGAAATTTCCGCGTTGAATGCAGAACTCGCAAAAGAGAATGTCCAGCTCACCATCACCCGGGACAACTCCCGCCCGATTGCCGCACAGGTTTCCGAGGTACAGCGGACGCTGATCGAAGGTGGCGTCCTAACCGTGCTAATCGTGTTCTTGTTTCTGAACTCGTGGCGATCCACCGTCATCACCGGGCTTACGCTCCCGATTTCCGTCATCGGCACATTCGCCGTCATCCATGCTCTGGGGTTCACCCTGAATACAATGACGCTGATGGCCCTGTCGCTGTCGATCGGTATTCTCATCGACGACGCGATCGTCGTGCGCGAGAACATCACTCGCCATCTCCAGATGGGCAAGGGCCATGTCAGGGCGGCGCTCGACGGCACCAACGAGATCGGCCTCGCCGTATTGGCGACGACGCTATGCATCGTCGCCGTGTTCCTGCCTGTCGCATTCATGGGGGGACTGATCGGCCGCTTCTTCCTGCAGTTCGGCGTGACTGTCGCCGCGGCCGTGATGATTTCTCTTTTCGTGTCCTTCACGCTTGATCCCATGCTTTCGAGTGTCTGGTACGATCCTC encodes the following:
- a CDS encoding ABC transporter ATP-binding protein gives rise to the protein MEMAIKPLRHILKEYFSGSKLSIIILLASILTGSALSVLVPFYFSRQLDVLAAGAPTGQWVQAFWVYAILLGISVTFQRGTQYLAVIQAERLGFLASRSFFERLIAKRPSFFVDHNPSEIQSAQSQGTQAITMLVQVAFIAFLPGAASFGFTIAMLGAVINLQIVLVVLTYGMIFLTLIVISNRVSRRHMEAAIDAGQANARYVGNAISVIEPLRQAGSAVWMKDRFTHSAESVFLNWRAYAVRRIGFAGLVGASITLQFGITFFLLMPRYEAGTLSIGDIVLFNTLLLQLNVPFELIGQSIDETLRAIAKMRPLARIWSAPEEEDADDREPLMLKQGTVEFREVSYNYPNGRGAANISFKAERGTITFITGETGSGKSTLLKLLLKAIEPDAGAIRIDGKNLHEIPRAAWFAKTGIVPQEVLLLNDSLKTNITMGRPLDEKRLKEAARKAAILSRIEEMPEGFETTVGERGLKLSGGERQRIAIARALYGSPSILLLDEASSALDDTTETEIMGQLRLVGSDMTIIAITHRLSSIQRGDQVVELRSPATAMPSPHETKLFVERPSA
- a CDS encoding asparagine synthase-related protein, whose amino-acid sequence is MLRGTLSARTVRELPNSSPQAGRIEPLEHCNVVYRLIQEPAAWAIVVAEKISGHAYSLTGLSDAYKFFEEFDGEVLLLEVQHNEYGFNLRLLSNGNGVAPVYFYQTGDFLHLDWDSHRLAQAVPYKPLDFQFLCRSIVDPVYTYRTPFLNVQSLPPRTELLWDGSRVSISQLQGEELVDEIDREDAAEFIADHVAAFLTKRAQPEDKVAVELSGGIDSSFVALAAFRAWQGRGITLGIDIGFGHERASQTKRRNKVIRALGCRDFLIDVRNHLPTFELSEQDLESRYLLSEEYERSFTRIWQIAQEQGCNVITGGYGGDELFPALETDEVRQDKLRGVTEADLSRIELVYEEIFTPEAVQALNDGFIGELDAGYLGKSARLAVIKRAPLLLSRGFWPVFPLFDEKLAAALLSATVDERHEKASLQRAVKALLGDNDIFGEYEKETLEGASDYSLRTNIDDVIHVLAHSRLIDVGILKPDAISMDGIGDISDKKNPYSPVLSVLYAAEKFIRWNLA
- a CDS encoding phosphotransferase, with the translated sequence MTDFQTIIGRWLQVDPTQVQMVTDGVNKNLRAMVDHQDVFFRFSPASLHSKSDLEAEAAALKKLYSMGVPCCEIVEVDGRQIWGPVKVNEVEYNALVNRAIVGSSLAPVPSDAKAFGRSLGQLHQVSADLPIPRNVSTRKKRVDPVLQTVLHDLTELANTFEVNPEAEVGICHGDAWLGNAIMRENTAVLFDFEFMKFEALAYDIATFIWALRADNNEEEDQTFRSFVRGYREECNKEFSEGELKNGLLRKEINNIEFLCENVAMSREVKVATARFARDTIDFVLSDEFSRFRWV
- a CDS encoding GNAT family N-acetyltransferase, translating into MDSLIIRQPRSSDKEDIVAVYESRGFFDYSPSRPDLKVIVATVDAYFTELVSDPASIILYVAELEYRLAGFAIARKGARATWEVQSGVHFDHRKQGIGHVLLAALFEEMYKRGPAACKATVHAGNVASIKMVSRFFREHGEFTGLPGFLQFTTSW
- a CDS encoding GntR family transcriptional regulator, producing MIHQTSRPAYQALKRKIVDGELPFGAPITVRALESELGFSAIPIREALIALAAEDLIDFYPGRGFFNKRLDAESIALRLEFLQNLLLASAATLPHGRKNLVRKRLLDDGIRLREPANSVFESVKLITDIIDTYFAHPTAIFTRTAIAQCARYLVIDGEKHGPEGEIGKAAFSYLWLASSRQPVPLTERLQIFFEVRKQRMADTIQAVKERDLLAGHPMVFSGASF
- a CDS encoding efflux RND transporter periplasmic adaptor subunit — encoded protein: MTIIIRWNHKRFAAAIAIAISSLAPAGTAVGQDKQSTQIELAQADVSKAVRQDVANEVRIAGSLTPIRRSTLTSRVSSTIIELPVQIGNVVTKGDLLVRFDTEGLESAVTAKRAEIDALNAQIELAEVVLERNITLGERGAASEATRLEARANLLKLQAQLRAKQAEVADAERSLAYGELRAEFNGMVAARPVEQGQTVALNTDLMTIVDLSQMEVDAGVPTSRIPLVRLKQPVDLAVEGFPGRTFTGQVVRISPTAVAGSRAVRVFIAIDNVQGLLRGGMFTTGVLKIDDQKDVIALPTASIRHDTGGSFVLKVEDGVLRRQSVELGTSWTDRDLVEVSGIKEGDVVVTAPLRDLVAGTPVAVEGS